From one Streptomyces sp. CA-210063 genomic stretch:
- a CDS encoding PH domain-containing protein, with translation METGTLEDGAERAEGEPVWTGLPPGLLRMRRLLLVVWLGPITVGTAVLPAWLAGPAWAAFALLPLGLLLWGWPMLGRNWRSWRYAERADDLLISRGVLWQEETVVPYGRMQLVEVTSGPVERHFGLASVQLHTAAAATDARIPGLDPAEAERLRDHLTQLGEARSAGL, from the coding sequence ATGGAGACGGGGACCTTGGAAGACGGCGCCGAGCGCGCGGAGGGCGAGCCGGTCTGGACCGGACTGCCGCCCGGGCTGTTGCGGATGCGACGGCTGTTGCTGGTGGTGTGGCTGGGGCCGATCACGGTCGGTACGGCCGTGCTGCCCGCCTGGCTGGCCGGGCCCGCGTGGGCGGCCTTCGCGCTGCTGCCGCTGGGCCTGCTGCTGTGGGGCTGGCCCATGCTGGGCCGCAACTGGCGCTCGTGGCGGTACGCCGAACGGGCCGACGACCTGCTGATCAGCCGGGGCGTGCTCTGGCAGGAGGAGACCGTCGTGCCGTACGGGCGCATGCAGCTGGTCGAGGTGACCTCCGGGCCCGTCGAGCGCCACTTCGGCCTGGCGAGCGTGCAGCTCCACACGGCCGCGGCCGCCACGGACGCGCGCATCCCGGGCCTCGACCCCGCCGAGGCCGAACGCCTCCGCGACCACCTGACCCAGCTGGGCGAGGCCCGATCGGCAGGGCTGTGA
- a CDS encoding NADH-quinone oxidoreductase subunit D gives MTPPTETRETTVGIGGAAESTDMVLNIGPQHPSTHGVLRLRLVLDGERIQHAEPVIGYMHRGAEKLFEARDYRQIIMLANRHDWLSAFSNELGVVLGVERMLGMEVPERAVWMRTLLAELNRVLNHLMFLGSYPLELGGITPVFYAFREREELQTVMEEISGGRMHYMFNRVGGLKEDLPAGWPSRARAAVADVRSRMDVFDDLVLGNEIFRGRTRDVGVLAPETVHAYGVSGPIARASGVDFDLRRDEPYLAYGELQDVLEVVTRDQGDCLARFECLLEQTHNSLALADACLDRLAELPPGPINQRLPKVLKAPEGHTYAWTENPLGINGYYLVSKGEKTPYRLKLRSASYNNIQALTELLPGTLVADMVAILGSLFFVVGDIDK, from the coding sequence ATGACTCCCCCGACGGAGACCCGAGAGACGACGGTCGGTATCGGCGGTGCCGCCGAGAGCACGGACATGGTGCTCAACATCGGCCCGCAGCATCCGTCCACGCACGGGGTACTGCGGCTGCGGCTCGTCCTCGACGGCGAGCGGATCCAGCACGCCGAGCCGGTCATCGGCTATATGCACCGGGGCGCGGAGAAGCTCTTCGAGGCGCGCGACTACCGCCAGATCATCATGCTCGCCAACCGCCACGACTGGCTCTCCGCCTTCTCCAACGAACTCGGCGTCGTCCTCGGCGTCGAACGCATGCTCGGCATGGAGGTGCCCGAGCGCGCGGTCTGGATGCGCACGCTCCTCGCCGAGCTGAACCGGGTCCTGAACCACCTGATGTTCCTCGGCTCGTACCCGCTGGAGCTCGGCGGCATCACCCCGGTCTTCTACGCGTTCCGGGAGCGCGAGGAGCTCCAGACCGTCATGGAGGAGATCTCCGGCGGGCGTATGCACTACATGTTCAACCGCGTCGGAGGCCTCAAGGAGGACCTCCCGGCGGGCTGGCCTTCCCGCGCGCGTGCCGCCGTCGCGGACGTCCGCTCCCGCATGGACGTCTTCGACGACCTGGTCCTCGGCAACGAGATCTTCCGGGGCCGTACGCGCGACGTGGGCGTCCTCGCGCCGGAGACCGTGCACGCGTACGGGGTGAGCGGGCCCATCGCCCGCGCCTCCGGCGTCGACTTCGACCTGCGGCGCGACGAGCCCTACCTCGCGTACGGCGAACTCCAGGACGTCCTCGAGGTCGTCACGCGCGACCAGGGAGACTGCCTCGCCCGCTTCGAGTGCCTGCTGGAGCAGACCCACAACTCCCTCGCCCTCGCCGACGCCTGCCTCGACCGCCTCGCCGAACTCCCGCCCGGCCCCATCAACCAGCGCCTCCCCAAGGTCCTCAAGGCCCCTGAGGGCCACACCTACGCCTGGACCGAGAACCCCCTCGGCATCAACGGCTACTACCTCGTCAGCAAGGGCGAGAAGACTCCCTACCGCCTCAAGCTCCGCTCCGCCTCGTACAACAACATCCAGGCCCTCACCGAACTGCTCCCGGGCACGCTGGTGGCCGACATGGTGGCGATCCTGGGGTCGCTGTTCTTCGTGGTGGGAGACATCGACAAGTAG
- a CDS encoding sensor histidine kinase, producing the protein MQRLYDFLRRHPTWVDSFWAVVLLGMTVVGGTIDPDYATDVNETAFAVITLALCLSIALRRRMPEKTLMLAAAAGFAQLILDVPRIPADFAMLVVIYTVAANGARWASWFALGGGLCAASLAQLRWTEEQTSTLGNAVLAVVLTVPFALAWVLGDSLRTRRAYFAQLEERAARLEKEREAQAKVAVAAERARIARELHDVVAHNVSVMVVQADGAAYVLDAAPDQAKKALETISSTGRQALAEMRRLLGVLRTGEHQEVGEYVPQPDVEQIDDLVEQCRTAGLPVDFEIEGTPRPLPSGVELTAYRIVQEALTNTRKHGGPNAGASVRLVYFDDGLGLLVEDDGKGAPHELYEEGGADGQGHGLIGMRERVGMVGGTLDAGPRPGGGFRISALLPLKPAH; encoded by the coding sequence GTGCAGCGCCTCTATGATTTCCTCCGCCGGCACCCGACATGGGTCGACAGCTTCTGGGCCGTCGTCCTGCTCGGGATGACCGTGGTGGGCGGAACGATCGACCCGGACTACGCGACGGACGTGAACGAGACCGCGTTCGCCGTGATCACACTGGCGCTCTGCCTGTCGATCGCCCTGCGGCGCCGCATGCCCGAGAAGACGCTGATGCTGGCCGCCGCGGCGGGCTTCGCGCAGCTGATCCTCGACGTGCCGAGAATCCCGGCCGACTTCGCGATGCTGGTGGTCATCTACACGGTCGCGGCGAACGGCGCCCGCTGGGCCTCCTGGTTCGCCCTCGGCGGCGGCCTCTGCGCGGCGTCGCTGGCGCAGCTGCGCTGGACCGAGGAACAGACGAGCACGCTGGGCAACGCGGTGCTCGCGGTCGTCCTGACCGTCCCGTTCGCGCTGGCCTGGGTGCTCGGCGACTCGCTGCGCACCCGCCGCGCGTACTTCGCCCAGCTGGAGGAGCGTGCCGCCCGGCTGGAGAAGGAGCGCGAGGCGCAGGCCAAGGTCGCCGTCGCCGCCGAGCGCGCCCGGATCGCCCGTGAGCTGCACGACGTCGTCGCGCACAACGTCTCCGTGATGGTCGTCCAGGCCGACGGCGCCGCGTACGTCCTCGACGCCGCCCCCGACCAGGCGAAGAAGGCCCTGGAGACCATCTCCTCCACCGGCCGCCAGGCCCTCGCCGAGATGCGCCGCCTGCTCGGCGTGCTGCGCACGGGCGAGCACCAGGAGGTCGGCGAGTACGTCCCGCAGCCCGACGTCGAACAGATCGACGACCTCGTCGAGCAGTGCCGTACGGCCGGCCTCCCCGTCGACTTCGAGATCGAGGGCACCCCGCGCCCGTTGCCCAGCGGTGTGGAGCTGACGGCGTACCGCATCGTCCAGGAGGCCCTCACCAACACCCGTAAACACGGCGGCCCGAACGCCGGTGCGAGCGTCCGGCTGGTCTACTTCGACGACGGCCTCGGCCTGCTCGTCGAGGACGACGGCAAGGGCGCTCCCCACGAGCTGTACGAGGAGGGCGGCGCCGACGGTCAGGGGCACGGGCTGATCGGTATGCGCGAACGCGTCGGTATGGTCGGCGGCACGCTGGACGCGGGTCCCCGCCCCGGCGGTGGCTTCCGGATCAGCGCGCTGTTGCCCCTGAAGCCCGCACACTGA
- a CDS encoding PH domain-containing protein, which produces MGQAPEPEAVDAGAGAGGPGEAPESETEGGPGEAPGSGAEGGPGAKPVVEHRLHPVTPLRRAWAPVAVLIGWAVHDPDGTQRQLMRLDTTTLLIGLAVFVPAAALYGFLTWWFTHFAVTGSELRIRTGLLFRRTAHIRLERIQAVDVTRPLLARIAGVAKLRLDVVGTDKKDELAYLGEAYARSLRAELLARAAGFAPETAHEVGEAPVRQLLKVPAGVLAVSLLLTGATWGTLIGAVVVPSVLWFATESVWTVLATGLPLLGAAGASSVGRFVGEYDWTVGESPDGLRIDHGLLDRAHETVPPGRVQTVRVIEPLLWRRRGWVRVELDVAGSSNSVLIPVAPREVAESVIARVLPGVSVPDATALVRPPGRARWCVPLWWRGYGLAVDDTVFAARKGLLRRRLDLVPHAKVQSVRLSQGPWERYKGLADVHVDTGANKTVTARLRDAAEAAELLRAQAERSRTGRREARPDRWMA; this is translated from the coding sequence CTGGGCCAGGCGCCGGAGCCCGAGGCCGTGGATGCGGGTGCGGGTGCGGGTGGGCCCGGCGAGGCGCCGGAGTCCGAGACCGAGGGCGGGCCCGGCGAGGCGCCGGGGTCAGGGGCCGAAGGTGGGCCCGGTGCGAAGCCCGTCGTCGAGCATCGGCTGCATCCGGTGACGCCCTTGCGGCGGGCCTGGGCGCCGGTGGCCGTGCTGATCGGGTGGGCCGTGCACGATCCGGACGGGACGCAGCGGCAGCTCATGCGGCTCGACACGACGACCCTCCTGATCGGGCTCGCGGTGTTCGTCCCGGCCGCCGCCCTGTACGGCTTCCTGACCTGGTGGTTCACCCACTTCGCGGTGACCGGGAGCGAACTGCGCATCCGTACCGGCCTGTTGTTCCGCCGTACCGCCCACATCCGCCTGGAACGCATTCAGGCCGTCGACGTCACTCGCCCGCTGCTGGCCCGGATCGCGGGCGTCGCCAAGCTCAGACTCGACGTCGTGGGCACGGACAAGAAGGACGAGCTGGCCTACCTCGGCGAGGCCTACGCCCGCTCCCTGCGGGCCGAACTCCTCGCCCGCGCCGCCGGTTTCGCGCCCGAGACCGCGCACGAGGTCGGCGAGGCGCCCGTACGGCAGCTGCTGAAGGTCCCGGCGGGTGTGCTGGCCGTGTCGCTGTTGCTGACGGGCGCCACCTGGGGGACTTTGATCGGCGCGGTCGTGGTGCCGTCCGTGCTGTGGTTCGCGACGGAGAGCGTGTGGACCGTCCTCGCGACCGGGCTGCCGTTGCTCGGCGCGGCCGGGGCGAGCAGTGTGGGGCGGTTCGTCGGCGAGTACGACTGGACGGTCGGCGAGTCCCCCGACGGGCTCCGCATCGACCACGGGCTCCTCGACCGGGCGCACGAGACGGTGCCGCCCGGTCGCGTGCAGACCGTACGCGTCATCGAGCCGCTGCTGTGGCGGCGCCGCGGCTGGGTGCGGGTCGAGCTGGACGTGGCCGGATCCTCGAACTCCGTCCTGATACCGGTCGCGCCGCGCGAGGTGGCCGAGTCGGTGATAGCGCGTGTGCTGCCTGGGGTGAGCGTGCCGGACGCGACGGCCCTCGTACGGCCGCCCGGGCGGGCGCGGTGGTGCGTGCCGTTGTGGTGGCGGGGGTACGGGCTGGCCGTCGACGACACCGTGTTCGCCGCGCGGAAGGGGTTGTTGCGGCGCCGGCTCGATCTCGTGCCGCATGCGAAGGTACAGAGCGTACGGCTGTCGCAGGGGCCCTGGGAGCGGTACAAGGGGCTCGCCGACGTGCACGTCGACACCGGCGCCAACAAGACCGTGACCGCGCGGCTGCGTGATGCGGCCGAGGCGGCGGAGCTGCTGCGGGCGCAGGCGGAGCGGTCGCGGACGGGGCGACGGGAGGCTCGGCCGGATCGGTGGATGGCGTAG
- a CDS encoding alpha/beta hydrolase, which produces MGLTSNKVLALAVLSAVLLFIGTVWLWPRLARRGWRAVGGRIGVLLATQVAVFMSVGLAANQAFGFYASWADLLGQETGQGVVVDHDGADTGGPLRVVDTQRVNVTGGARPQVGGQIQKVEIVGRTTRIASPAYVYLPPEYFQPEYRTRTFPAAVVLTGYPGTAEALVKGLHFPQTAHSSARDGKAQPMILVMLRPTVAPPRDTECVDVPGGPQTESFFARDLPDAVGHHYRVGRRPGSWGIIGDSTGGYCALKLAVHHPRVYAAGAGLSPYYKAPIDATTGDLFQGNRTLRNEADLFWYLKHRPAPDTSLLVTSSRQGETNYKATLDFIELVKGKRPTRISSIILDSGGHNFNTWRREIPATLQWISGRLSDR; this is translated from the coding sequence ATGGGTCTTACGAGCAACAAGGTGCTGGCGCTGGCGGTTCTGTCCGCCGTGCTGCTGTTCATCGGCACGGTCTGGCTGTGGCCGCGGCTGGCACGCCGTGGCTGGCGGGCCGTCGGCGGGCGGATCGGCGTGCTGCTGGCCACGCAGGTCGCCGTCTTCATGTCGGTCGGCCTCGCCGCGAACCAGGCCTTCGGGTTCTACGCCAGCTGGGCCGACCTCCTCGGACAGGAGACCGGCCAGGGGGTGGTCGTCGACCATGACGGCGCCGACACGGGCGGGCCGTTGCGGGTCGTCGACACACAGCGGGTGAACGTGACCGGTGGCGCCCGCCCCCAGGTCGGCGGCCAGATCCAGAAGGTCGAGATCGTCGGCCGTACGACACGGATCGCGAGCCCGGCGTACGTCTATTTGCCGCCGGAGTACTTCCAGCCCGAGTACCGCACCCGCACCTTCCCCGCCGCAGTCGTCCTCACCGGCTACCCGGGCACCGCCGAGGCGCTCGTCAAGGGCCTCCATTTTCCGCAGACGGCCCACAGTTCGGCCCGTGACGGCAAGGCGCAGCCGATGATCCTGGTGATGCTGCGGCCGACCGTGGCGCCGCCGCGCGACACCGAGTGCGTGGACGTCCCGGGCGGGCCGCAGACCGAGTCGTTCTTCGCCAGGGACCTGCCGGACGCCGTGGGCCACCACTACAGGGTCGGGAGGAGGCCCGGGAGTTGGGGGATCATCGGCGACTCCACCGGCGGCTACTGCGCGCTGAAACTCGCCGTGCACCACCCTCGGGTGTACGCCGCCGGCGCGGGCCTCTCGCCGTACTACAAGGCGCCGATCGACGCGACGACCGGCGATCTCTTCCAGGGGAACAGGACACTGCGGAACGAGGCGGATCTGTTCTGGTATCTGAAGCACCGTCCGGCGCCCGACACCTCTCTGCTGGTCACCAGCAGCAGACAAGGGGAGACCAACTACAAGGCCACGCTCGACTTCATCGAGTTGGTGAAGGGGAAGCGGCCGACGCGGATCTCGTCGATCATCCTCGACAGCGGCGGGCACAACTTCAACACGTGGCGACGCGAGATCCCGGCGACGTTGCAGTGGATCAGCGGGCGGTTGAGCGACCGCTGA
- a CDS encoding phosphatidylglycerol lysyltransferase domain-containing protein codes for MSGEVPVRSDRLPSSAVRRGYGAVRGVLRGPRPEAVPALVARACTLVGLVDIAAGVFPRFRNSRMHALAEVLPGALGPFAAALSLSAGVLLLLLAHGLRRRKRRAWRAAVILLPAGALAQFTYRHSLVGVLVSLALFIPLLRHRDEFRALPDPTSRWRALANFMLMGAGSIVLGLVVVSAHPGRMVGDPSLADRLEHVIYGLFGMEGPVGYVGDTSWTVAFSLGALGLLTAITTIYLAFRPEHPAARLTDEDEVRLRALLEKHGGRDSLGHFALRRDKAVVFSPSGKAAVTYRVVSGVMLASGDPIGDVEAWPGAIERFMDEAKAHSWTPAVMGCSETGAEVWTRETGLDALELGDEAVVDVADFSLAGRAMRNVRQMVKRIERLGYETRVRRVRDLGEAELDRIRRATEDWRGTDTERGFSMALGRIGDTADGDCLIATAHKADEIPGAYGDLKAVLHFVPWGPDGASLDLMRRDRSADPGMNELLIVAALQAAPRLGVQQVSLNFAMFRSALARGEKIGAGPVLRAWRGLLVFLSRWFQIESLYKFNAKFRPRWEPRFVVYAASRDLPRIGFAAMQAEGFVNLALPRVLRRRAKAPAPCAHAVAERGMSERGVRAA; via the coding sequence ATATCGGGTGAGGTTCCGGTCCGGTCGGACCGACTCCCATCGAGCGCCGTGCGGCGCGGATACGGCGCCGTGCGCGGCGTGCTGCGCGGGCCGCGCCCCGAGGCCGTGCCCGCCCTGGTCGCCAGGGCCTGCACGCTCGTCGGGCTCGTGGACATCGCCGCGGGCGTGTTCCCCCGCTTCCGGAACAGTCGTATGCACGCGCTGGCCGAGGTGCTGCCCGGCGCGCTCGGCCCGTTCGCGGCGGCCCTGTCGCTGAGCGCCGGAGTCCTGCTCCTGCTGCTCGCCCACGGGCTGCGGCGGCGCAAACGGCGGGCCTGGCGCGCGGCCGTGATCCTGCTGCCGGCCGGGGCGCTCGCCCAGTTCACCTACCGTCACTCGCTCGTCGGCGTCCTCGTCTCGCTCGCGCTGTTCATCCCGCTGCTGCGCCACCGCGACGAGTTCCGCGCCCTGCCCGACCCGACCAGCCGCTGGCGGGCGCTCGCCAACTTCATGCTGATGGGGGCCGGTTCGATCGTCCTCGGCCTGGTCGTCGTCAGCGCCCACCCCGGGCGCATGGTCGGCGACCCGAGCCTCGCGGACCGCCTCGAACACGTCATCTACGGCCTCTTCGGCATGGAGGGCCCGGTCGGCTACGTCGGCGACACGTCCTGGACGGTGGCCTTCTCCCTCGGCGCCCTAGGTCTGCTGACCGCCATCACCACCATCTACCTGGCCTTCCGCCCCGAACACCCGGCGGCCCGCCTCACCGACGAGGACGAGGTACGGCTGCGCGCCCTGCTGGAGAAGCACGGCGGCCGCGACTCCCTCGGCCACTTCGCGCTCCGCCGGGACAAGGCCGTCGTGTTCTCGCCGAGCGGCAAGGCCGCGGTGACGTACCGCGTCGTCTCCGGCGTGATGCTCGCCAGCGGCGACCCGATCGGCGACGTCGAGGCCTGGCCCGGCGCGATCGAGCGCTTCATGGACGAGGCGAAGGCCCACTCCTGGACCCCGGCCGTCATGGGCTGCTCGGAGACGGGCGCCGAGGTGTGGACCCGCGAGACCGGCCTCGACGCCCTCGAACTGGGCGACGAGGCGGTGGTGGATGTCGCGGATTTCTCCCTCGCCGGACGTGCGATGCGCAACGTGCGTCAGATGGTGAAGCGCATCGAGCGGCTCGGTTACGAGACCCGGGTACGGCGCGTCCGTGACCTCGGCGAGGCGGAGCTGGACCGGATCCGCCGCGCCACCGAGGACTGGCGTGGCACCGACACCGAGCGCGGTTTCTCCATGGCGCTCGGCCGCATCGGCGACACGGCCGACGGGGACTGCCTCATCGCCACGGCCCACAAGGCGGACGAGATCCCGGGCGCGTACGGCGACCTCAAGGCCGTACTCCACTTCGTCCCCTGGGGCCCTGACGGCGCCTCACTGGATCTGATGCGCCGCGACCGCTCGGCGGACCCCGGAATGAACGAACTCCTCATCGTCGCGGCCCTCCAGGCGGCCCCCCGCCTGGGCGTCCAGCAGGTCTCCCTGAACTTCGCGATGTTCCGCTCGGCCCTGGCGCGCGGCGAGAAGATCGGCGCCGGACCGGTGCTGCGCGCCTGGCGCGGGCTGCTGGTCTTCCTCTCCCGCTGGTTCCAGATCGAGTCGCTGTACAAGTTCAACGCCAAGTTCCGCCCCCGCTGGGAGCCCCGCTTCGTCGTCTACGCCGCCTCCCGCGACCTCCCCCGTATCGGCTTCGCCGCCATGCAGGCCGAGGGCTTCGTCAACCTCGCCCTCCCCCGCGTCTTGCGCCGACGCGCCAAGGCCCCGGCGCCGTGCGCCCATGCGGTGGCGGAGCGAGGCATGAGCGAACGAGGCGTACGCGCGGCCTGA
- a CDS encoding response regulator transcription factor has product MAIRVMLVDDQVLLRTGFRMVLAAQPDMEVVAEAGDGVEALQVVRSTEVDVVLMDVRMPKLDGVEATRRICADPNPPKVLILTTFDLDEYAFSGLKAGASGFMLKDVPPGELLAAIRSVHSGDAVVAPSTTRRLLDRFAPMLPSTGTEPRHKELERLTEREREVMILVAQGLSNGEIAARLVLSEATVKTHVGRILTKLGLRDRVQVVVLAYETGLVRAGGQP; this is encoded by the coding sequence ATGGCGATCCGCGTAATGCTCGTCGACGACCAGGTGCTGCTGCGCACCGGGTTCCGGATGGTGCTGGCGGCCCAGCCGGACATGGAGGTCGTGGCGGAGGCGGGCGACGGCGTCGAGGCCCTCCAGGTGGTGCGGTCGACCGAGGTGGACGTGGTCCTCATGGACGTCCGCATGCCGAAGCTGGACGGCGTCGAGGCCACCCGCCGCATCTGCGCGGACCCGAACCCGCCGAAGGTGCTCATCCTGACCACCTTCGACCTCGACGAGTACGCCTTCTCCGGGCTGAAGGCCGGGGCCTCCGGCTTCATGCTCAAGGACGTGCCGCCCGGCGAGTTGCTGGCCGCGATCCGTTCCGTGCACAGCGGCGACGCCGTGGTCGCGCCCTCCACCACCCGGCGCCTCCTCGACCGGTTCGCCCCGATGCTCCCGAGCACCGGCACGGAACCCCGGCACAAGGAGCTGGAACGGCTCACCGAACGGGAGCGCGAGGTCATGATCCTCGTCGCCCAGGGCCTCTCCAACGGCGAGATCGCCGCTCGCCTCGTCCTCTCCGAGGCCACGGTCAAGACCCACGTCGGCCGCATTCTCACCAAGCTGGGCCTGCGCGACCGCGTCCAGGTGGTCGTCCTGGCGTACGAGACGGGGCTGGTACGGGCCGGGGGACAGCCCTGA
- a CDS encoding threonine aldolase family protein, whose product MSDTAEQTAEEAHGRTASEAGRPAAEAGEPTAEESAALLRYERRRVAHRAAGRVLSRTSALATIRERLALLDAAGDVYDLDESADVYGNGVVEALEKRTAALLGMEAAAFFPTGTMAQQVALRCWAGRTGNPTVALHALAHPEMHERYAFSQVSGLRPVRLTSEPRMPTADEVRGFDEPFGTLMLELPLREAGFVLPSWEELTEAVEAARERDAVVHFDGARLWESTTHFGRPLDEIAGLADSVYVSFYKSLDAFAGAAIAGPRTLVDEAKAWRHRYGGQLFHQFPTVLSALLGLERELPRLPEYVRHARVVAAALREGFAAAGVPWSRVHPEEPHTNEFQVWLPYDVDVVAEASVRQGEQTDALLFARSWDRGGPGLAVTEVEVRAAALEWTAEDVRRAVGDFVALVEKVTGE is encoded by the coding sequence ATGAGCGATACAGCGGAGCAGACGGCGGAAGAGGCACACGGGCGGACGGCCTCCGAGGCCGGGCGACCGGCGGCGGAGGCCGGGGAACCGACGGCGGAGGAGTCCGCGGCGCTGCTGCGCTACGAGCGGCGGCGGGTCGCCCATCGGGCGGCCGGGCGGGTGCTGTCGCGGACGAGTGCGCTGGCGACGATCCGGGAGCGGCTGGCGCTGCTGGACGCGGCCGGGGACGTGTACGACCTGGACGAGTCGGCGGACGTCTACGGCAACGGGGTCGTCGAGGCGCTGGAGAAGCGGACCGCCGCGCTGCTCGGCATGGAGGCCGCCGCGTTCTTCCCCACCGGCACGATGGCCCAGCAGGTGGCGCTGCGCTGCTGGGCGGGCCGCACCGGGAACCCCACGGTCGCCCTGCATGCCCTCGCCCACCCCGAGATGCACGAACGGTATGCGTTCAGCCAGGTCAGCGGGTTGCGGCCGGTCCGGCTGACGAGCGAGCCACGGATGCCGACCGCCGACGAAGTGCGCGGCTTCGACGAGCCCTTCGGGACGCTGATGCTCGAACTGCCCCTGAGGGAGGCCGGTTTCGTGCTCCCCTCCTGGGAGGAGCTGACCGAGGCCGTCGAGGCGGCACGCGAGCGGGACGCGGTGGTCCACTTCGACGGGGCCCGCCTGTGGGAGTCCACGACCCACTTCGGCCGTCCCCTGGACGAGATCGCGGGCCTCGCCGACAGCGTCTACGTGTCGTTCTACAAGTCCCTCGACGCCTTCGCCGGTGCCGCGATCGCCGGCCCCAGGACGCTCGTCGACGAGGCGAAGGCCTGGCGGCACCGATACGGCGGCCAGCTCTTCCACCAGTTCCCCACCGTCCTGTCGGCCCTCCTCGGGCTGGAGCGGGAGCTGCCCCGGCTGCCGGAATACGTGCGCCACGCGCGCGTGGTCGCCGCCGCGCTGCGGGAGGGGTTCGCGGCGGCGGGGGTGCCGTGGTCCCGCGTGCACCCCGAGGAGCCGCACACCAACGAGTTCCAGGTCTGGCTGCCGTACGACGTGGATGTCGTCGCGGAGGCCTCGGTCCGGCAGGGGGAGCAGACGGACGCGCTGCTCTTCGCCCGCTCCTGGGACCGGGGCGGGCCCGGGCTGGCCGTCACGGAGGTCGAGGTGCGGGCCGCTGCGCTGGAGTGGACGGCGGAGGACGTGCGGCGGGCGGTCGGGGACTTCGTGGCGCTGGTGGAGAAGGTCACCGGGGAGTAG
- a CDS encoding DUF3180 domain-containing protein: protein MKELRIRTLATVFVVAGVLSWAGARLWNSVGTLPSVPLAAPIVLALIAAVLTATALSIRNRLKAQRERRPDAKGVDPLMAARAVVFGQASALVAALVCGMYGGVGVFLLEHLEIPARRDQAIYAGFSVLAGIAVIVAAFFLERVCKLPEDDDTNGGGGAARAV from the coding sequence GTGAAAGAGCTGCGCATCAGGACGCTGGCCACGGTGTTCGTCGTGGCGGGGGTGCTGTCCTGGGCCGGGGCCCGGCTGTGGAACTCGGTGGGCACACTGCCGAGCGTCCCGCTGGCCGCCCCCATCGTGCTCGCCCTGATCGCCGCCGTCCTGACGGCCACCGCGCTGTCCATCCGCAACCGGCTCAAGGCCCAGCGGGAGCGCCGGCCCGACGCCAAGGGGGTCGACCCCCTGATGGCCGCCCGCGCGGTCGTCTTCGGACAGGCCAGCGCCCTTGTCGCCGCCCTCGTCTGCGGGATGTACGGCGGTGTCGGCGTCTTCCTCCTGGAACACCTGGAGATTCCGGCCCGCCGCGACCAGGCCATCTACGCCGGGTTCTCCGTCCTCGCGGGCATCGCCGTCATAGTGGCCGCGTTCTTCCTGGAGCGCGTCTGCAAGCTCCCGGAGGACGACGACACGAACGGCGGCGGCGGGGCGGCGCGGGCGGTCTAG
- a CDS encoding SAM-dependent methyltransferase — translation MSEPRAPKRARPWRAAVEEALYGPEGFYLRPEGPAGHFRTSVHASPIFASAVARLLCRVDEALGRPGELGFVDMGAGRGELVSGVLAALPLDVAERTRAYAVEPADRPPALDHRIEWLAEPPKGISGLLFANEWLDNVPVEVVEVDAAGVARVVLVREDGSERLGEAVGGEEAEWLARWWPLDPEEGLRAEVGLPRDRAWAEAVAAVERGLAVAVDYAHLAGARPPFGTLTGFREGRETTPVPDGSCDITAHVALDACALPGARLLTQRDALRALGVLGARPPLSLATTDPAAYVRALTAAGEAAELTAPGGLGDFGWLVQPVGIPDPLLDQGV, via the coding sequence ATGTCAGAGCCCCGCGCCCCCAAGAGGGCGCGGCCCTGGCGGGCGGCGGTCGAGGAGGCGCTGTACGGGCCTGAGGGCTTCTACCTGCGGCCTGAAGGGCCCGCCGGGCATTTTCGGACCTCCGTGCACGCGTCGCCGATCTTCGCCTCCGCCGTGGCCCGGCTGCTGTGTCGGGTGGATGAGGCACTGGGGCGGCCCGGCGAGCTGGGGTTCGTGGACATGGGGGCCGGGCGCGGCGAGCTGGTGAGTGGGGTGCTGGCCGCGCTGCCCTTGGATGTGGCGGAGCGCACGCGCGCGTACGCCGTCGAGCCGGCCGACCGGCCACCCGCTCTCGATCACCGCATCGAGTGGCTCGCCGAGCCGCCCAAGGGGATCTCCGGGCTGCTGTTCGCCAATGAGTGGCTGGACAACGTGCCCGTGGAGGTCGTCGAGGTGGACGCGGCGGGGGTGGCGCGTGTGGTTCTCGTACGGGAGGACGGGAGTGAGCGGCTCGGGGAGGCCGTCGGCGGGGAGGAGGCGGAGTGGCTGGCCCGGTGGTGGCCGCTGGACCCGGAGGAGGGGCTGCGGGCCGAGGTCGGGCTGCCCCGGGACCGCGCGTGGGCCGAGGCCGTGGCGGCCGTCGAGCGGGGGCTCGCCGTCGCCGTCGACTACGCGCACCTCGCCGGTGCCCGGCCGCCCTTCGGGACGCTCACGGGGTTCCGGGAGGGGCGGGAGACCACGCCGGTCCCGGACGGGTCGTGCGACATCACCGCGCATGTGGCGCTGGACGCGTGCGCGCTGCCGGGGGCACGGCTGCTGACCCAGCGGGACGCCCTGCGCGCCCTGGGGGTCTTGGGCGCCCGCCCGCCGCTCTCCCTGGCGACCACCGACCCGGCGGCGTACGTACGGGCCCTCACGGCCGCGGGCGAGGCCGCCGAACTGACCGCGCCGGGCGGACTGGGCGACTTCGGGTGGCTGGTGCAGCCGGTCGGAATTCCGGACCCACTGCTCGACCAGGGAGTGTGA